AactatttaataaaaaatcctgattattattttctatattttccattattttatttctccctAACATTTTCGTATTTATCCAGGTTCCAAAAGGGGTAAACTATTAATGTAATGAATAtccatatttaaaaatataatttttcatttttattatcttaacagataataaataataaacattaacaaaatatgataatatttaataattacattttcctTACCTTATATAGTGCTATTAGAGGTAAAGCAAATCCTAATGAAGTACCTATAATTGTTCCTACAGGGGTCGGTGTATTCGGATTAGGAGAGCCTGTTGTGATATATTGAGGACCAGGTAGTTCACGGATTAGACTTTCTGCTGCTTGTATAGTCCTGTCTCCTAATAAACCTATACCTCTTGTACTTGCTCCTTTGTTAGTTTCTTCTCTATATTCTAATACTACCAGTCCTGGTTCTTCTGTATGCGCGACTTCTTTCTTTGAATCCTGCAATTCTTTTACTGCTAATTCTGATTGTTTTCGTGTTTTACTACTGATTCCAGAACTACAGATTCTGGAGGTTTAATGGGGCTATAGAGATTTAGATTATCTACATTAAAGGTAACACCAGTACATTTAGCTTGATAATTCAATACAGCATTATTAATTTCTTTGTGAAAATTCTGTaatacattattaaaaaaagtcgTTCCAGATTTATAAGTCCTTACGAAGctattatataaatagagAAAGGCAAGGAAGTCCTTACAATTAGGATTAGGTAAATGTTCATTCAttgttttataattaatatacaGTTCATACAGTCGATATAAATAATCCATTATTCTAAATATCAGAGGTTCCACGTAGAGC
This Plasmodium cynomolgi strain B DNA, scaffold: 0741, whole genome shotgun sequence DNA region includes the following protein-coding sequences:
- a CDS encoding hypothetical protein (putative), whose translation is YMTYDKYSELKRRFDATRSYTSESISLDNILKASKIHESIKSKYKTVFSELFSYMNHPIIYYHNDRMGCWYISYILYKEVYNILNRVYTEELFNDFKEFILRYNRYDSSDNNACLNDMLYVEPLIFRIMDYLYRLYELYINYKTMNEHLPNPNCKDFLAFLYLYNSFVRTYKSGTTFFNNVLQNFHKEINNAVLNYQAKCTGVTFNVDNLNLYSPIKPPESVVLESVVKHENNQN